The Solanum pennellii chromosome 4, SPENNV200 genomic interval gagaatgacaagtacaacaaaaatccaggctcataacctacaaaaatttgtagaagcaaggggtgagtaccaaaccacacggtactcagcaagtaaacgtctaaacacaagctaagggaatGAAATACGGGTACCCCTACctccccaaccgaacctccacaactacaacctgcataaaattcAGTCTAACCTAACAGTTCATATTTTACATAGCACGTAACTCTACAACAACACTTAtacaaattacatatatatccTCCACAACCACACTTTatcaaattacatatcctcaataacaagctcagtATTATCAATCACAAAttccgcagaaaggcaatcacaagatcagcaaaacacaatatcaagttcaccaatgataagtatgtgtaatgcaatgtcaagtataatgatgcatgtctgacctagtgatacacacccgctgtctctcagtccgggacccatgggggacatatctgtccatgcatctgtcgcggcgcacgacacgaccctcgataatagtaaccatcgcggcgcgcgatacgtccctcgaaatatagtatccatcgcggcgcgcgatacgtccctcgaaatggtacatcctcttaagtactcattctttctcaatgcacataacacttgtcacaaccaatgcctcagaataatgcagatgacaagctcacacaaataatgaggagatgaccattttcataacatcgcacagttcacaaccacacaaacatgaagtcacatcaacaatgattcaacaagccttcaaccctttctcaacacatcacacataaacaattaatcacattgccttttgttatctcctttttttttcatctttgtaattaatcaatgtggataAGTCAACTATtcaccaagtcccattactcccaaacatataccacaaggaaatacacacatttcatacacttagcaagagtttagaaatccacttgcctcagtTTATCGAACAATCACTTCAGAGTTTAGCCTTCCTCCTTCGTTGTACTTTCAAATcaatacaatctattcaaatcAATAACCACAATAAGACTTCAAAACTTAgaacactcatattactattTGTTTAACTTTGACCCAACAATTTatccaaatttataataaagtttataaATCTTGATTCTAACCAATAAGTCGAATctcatatttcttaaatttcaagtcaagagttaagtcataatttttttccaaacaatataaaacaattagttttcacataatataatacactcaatatttaattatgttgacCTAATATCTTAAAATTGAGAACTAAATCATacctataaaaatatttctaagatGGACACAACCCACCAAAATAGTATCAACTATGCAGAAATTATATCCACGCACCCCTTTTGATCACTTCAGTTTTCTcaattataaatcacaataattattcaataattATTCGTATATGGCCATTAACGCCGCATCAAAAATTTAACTGAAAATCTTGGCATTCTGCCAAAGGAAACACCAACAATTTCTAGAGACAAAAATAAGAATAGATAACCAATGGTATAATATAATGGTCAATAAATTCTTAAACCCATATTTCTCTAATTTCAATAACGTGGCACAATATTTCAACTtccacttcttcttttttatttatttatccaaACCCAtttcctgttttttttttctattacaaaatcaattataataataataataataataataataataataataaaataatgataacaTGACATTTTTGAATTACACGAAACACACTGATTAAGGTACAATAATGTTTACCTGTGGGAGTTTCGTCACCTTTGCTTCTGCCGACTGCCGAGGTTAGTCGTATTCTTTTGGagatttctcttatttttttaaaatttaaaagaatgatctaaaataatttagggtattaacttaaattatattatatacgGACTTGGCCcattaaccaccaactaaataaataaattatttaatgtatacccatcaaaaaaaaaagaaaaaatcgtAGTTATcgactattttaaaattttcaaatcaatttcatGGACTAATAAAAATTTACTTGGGACAACTAACATGAGGGgtaaaacattaatttttagGAATGTTCCCAAGAATGACCTTTCGGGTTATTACAAGAAGAGAGACGAGGAGAAAGAAAGTAAGTTTGAGTTGAAATATCCGATTTGGTGCTTTTAAACGATTTTTCGATACGAATAAAAATCGAAATAAAAGACAAAATTAAAGTATAAAAcacttaataatttaaaaaaaatgttaagtgGTAATGTGTCTCACCATGAAACATCTTGTgcttaaatatcatatttttattatttgtcaaGAACAATGTGCCTCCAAttaatttgaggaaaataaagACGAAGACAGATTTCTTTACATGACGTACATCaacaaaaacatgctaaaattcCTCTTGAGAATTAATATTCGAAGTTAATTATCTGAATTGTAAATTTATTACTACTTTAATTTGTTcgtgaataattaattaattgctaATTCACTTGATTTGAATTGTCTTTAATTTGCAATAATCTTATCCTCCAGtactccttttttttaaaaaatatttaacagtGAAAGGTTatagtaaataattatattccaAGTGCAGTACATTGTTGAAGACTTGAGGTTGGGCAGACTTTTTTTGCTTTATTAAATTATACTATACTAtactatataatatacaatatttttttcgtttcataaaaaataatctggtttgatttgatacgaaatttaagaatataaataagatttttaaattttgtggtcctaaattaaagttagatcaaatgtataaaattattgtttgcTCTTGTGACCTTAAACGTGTTATATAGAAAgtcaaaatttaaatgttacaaaagaaaaaaaagatcattcttttttaaacagactaaaaaaaaaaattattttttttaaacatagaaAGTATATATATTCTGTTTTAACATAATTGTGTCATATTTATATATCGTAACAAGTAATAAATTGTCTTAATTATCAAGATTATAAATCAAGAAGTTAGTAATATGCATAATAGATATTCTTTCATTGACGAGATATAAGAGAAATATTATAATCAGAGGCAGAGTCagtatgaaattaaaaatttcagtTGAAccttttttgatgaaaaattatagtatagtatttaattaaattacacTATGCTATATAATGTAGCCtaatttttcaagtttaaaatatgaaaaaaaaaatcaaaaataaacaCATTAGTTATTCGAAAAAAGAATTTATCATCTACTTATacgtataaatatattttaatcgataagataagaaaaacattatatattaaaaatgtatatattagGGACGGAGCCAACATGGCCTGAAGTTCTATTCGAACCTCTTTTGACGaaaaattacactttataattaaattatattatactataatACATGGTATAACCTGAATTTTCTCGAAGAGGCACAAGAATTTTCTACTCATTGAAGTCTATATAGTTGACGTAAAAGGCAGCCGCAGACTTGTTTTGCTTTTATTAGAATGTGttcaaaacaaagaaattaaattaattattttctacaacactaaaattatttttctttatgctACTATTACTACACAACTATATATACAAATCAATTAGTGCAttaaaattcatgaatatcatCTCTTTCTATACTTACTCCATATCATAAACAAATTAAGCCTTCAAAAATGTCTTCAAGATCAAAGTTATTATTTAACTATATAGTTTATATTATTTCTCAATTAAAATGGGCTTTGAATTTTCTTCTACTTCAATCTTTTTTCTCTCATCCTACTTACAATTTCATCGTCTCCGATATAAATAATGTTATAACACCTCGTGATGAGCTCAATGTTAGGTGTTTTTGCGAGGAGGAAGTGATGTcgtcatcatcattatcattatcatcagTAGAATGCGCGGTTTGTTTGTGTAAAATAGAAGATGGAGAAGAAGTTAGAGAGTTGAGATGTGAACATTTGTTTCATAAGGTTTGTTTGGATAGATGGATGGGTTGTGGAAGTAAAACATGTCCATTATGTAGAAATTATTTGAAATCGTCGATAGTTTATTCGGATATTAATCAAGAAGTTATAGTGTTGGATTTATTTTCGggaaaatcaagaagaaatcGATGTGAATGGTGGCTACGATAAATGATATTTGTGTTCTGCTCGTGGAGAGAAGGATGAATTAGAAAAGTGGTATTCTCTTATGGTCTTATATGTGTTCACTTTTGTTTCAAAAGTcagattaaatttttaattagtgCTCGAAGGGTTACGTACTTtcattctttaatttatatgtttatttattttgtaaatgaGAATTGTAACCTCTTTGCAAAATTCAGTACACAAATTGACGTGCTCAATTTTCAATTGTGGTCTTAATAAAATATTCTATCttccaattttatttgtttaatattaGCTCAACacaatatttcttaaaaataacatctcaaactatcaattatttcctttttactATCTAAACTATTTGgatcatatattattttatttatgagtatgagtttgttaaatttattaaatggaAATTAAAGAATCTCCATATGAAGTCAAAAAAGTGTGCCTGTCCAACTTTGAATTTAAGGGGACTGAACTAAGATTTACTttgaatttcaataaaaaatactatGTATCATAATAGAAATCGaagaatagaaaattaaaaggaCAAAGTTATGACTAATATACAGAAGGATAAATAAGACAATGCTCAATTTTCTATAGTAGCGTTGCATCCTAATTTGTATAATTGACCTATCTAATAAATTAATCtataagatgtaaatgttaaaaTTGATTATCTAAGGTTACGTCCTCGATAAGTTAATCAATAAAGTGGTTGAGAATTCTGACGTTTCAAGTTGATAACTCAACGGAGGAGACAAAAAAACACTATTTGTCCTAGCGTTGGTGGACAAAGTTATGTGATAACTGTTGCTGGTGGCAGATGACATGTAGCATGTGGATTTATCAAGGTCCACGAAAGCTAATCTAAACACCACAATCATAAAATAGCGTCATATGTCCTACACATTCGATCTAACTCTACTTCTAATAAAGCCGTACATAACCAACTTCTCACCTATTCTTTTTTACATTTTCGAACCATTTCAACATCACTTTCCGCATCTTGTCCTTCGCTAAGACTACATTTTAGAATTTATCCAAAGtggtaattaattttatttttttatttttttttagaggaATAaggtgaaaaaaagaaaaaaaaaagggtccTTTGTGATTTCTTGCATTGGTAGCTACCAACGTTGCACAACCATCACCCAAAGGCCAAATCTCATCGATTGTGACATTGTaacaaaatatacataattcatcaatcttcataaacctatcatcataatcataatcattacAACATTATTgtaaacaaaacaaatattcCTTCTTGtatataaacacaaaatattaaaaaattctaaagaTTTTTACATTCTTGATTGTGTACGTGGGAAATTGAGCAGCAAATTTGCAATTTTTGATCCTGTACCTAATGCTTTTTGGATGTTTTCACAATTTGATTCACCTTTTCGGAGTGGGGTTTCTTTAGAAAGGGTAAATTCTACATAATCTTGAATTTCTGtgtctttttcttgatttgggTGTCTGGGTATTCGAAAAAATCTGTTTGGTGTTGTGGGTGTTTCTTGAAACTGCATTTGGTGATCTGGGGTGCTTTTATTTTGGTCATAGTTGCTGGTGATATCATTATTTGGCTGTTTTGTTTagaaagattgaatctttttttACTCTGATAAGGTTCTGCAGTGTATGGAGGGATTGTTCTTATGAGTTATAGCTAAAAAGGAGATATTGTTCTGCTTTAGACCTGTCACTAAATTCTGTGTCTTGTGGCAACATTTTGATTTCGCGTAAAATCTGATATGTTTAAGGTTGAGGTTGAGGTTTTTGTTGTGTTGAAAATCCTAGGTGTTTAACTTGGGAGTGGTGTGTGTACTATGAGTGAATTGGTTGTTGAGTTTGGATAAATTTTGGAATAAGAAGAAGCAATATTAGGGATCTTAGTTTTATGTCAGCAAGTGTGCATTGTATAAGAAATGTTGTAAATGTAGCTAGCTTTGGTGGTGGTGAGATGTTAAAACTTTAATCATCCACCTCCGAGTTATAGAATTTGAAGTTCCATTATCTGTGACTTCTCTCCGGGCTGGTTACTCTCTTACGACAAATGTTAACATAGTCTGTCCTAGCTTCACCACCAATCTTATAGACTATAAtgaattcttcactacttcatGAAGGATCTGCTCCTCCAACTGATAATGCACCTCCAACGTCTAGTCCTCCGCCTACACCTTCTAGTCCACCTGTTAGCTCACCACCACCTCCATCTTCTAGTCCACCTCCTAGTTCACCGCCACCTGCATCTTCTAGTCCACCTCCTAGTTCACCTCCACCTGAATCAACTAGTCCGCCACCTAGTTCACCACCACCTAAATCTTCTAGTCCACCACCAGCATCACCTCCACCTGCACCAACTCCTCCTCCTCCTGTCAGTTCACCTCCACCAACTTCATCACCTCCCCCTGCATTGTCACCTCCGCCACATGTACAGAATCCAGAACCTCCTCCAGCACCACAATCACATGGAAATCCATCCCCACCACAATCTCCTGAACCTAAAAAAGGttcatcatcatcttcaccACCTTCACCACCTTCATCCAACTCACCTGGGGATGGAGGTAGAGGTGGAGATACACCACCATCCCCAACATCTAAGTCATCAGAAAATTCGCCTCCTTCACCAGCCTCAGGCCCTTCTAAAGATTCGCCACCTTCACCGGCTACATTATCTCCAAGTAACTCACCATCTTCTGATTCCCCCTCAAACTCATCAACACCAACATCTGTAATACAATGGTCACCACCACCTCCATCCTCTAATGGTGCACAATCTTCTCTTAGTCCTCCTTCATCACAAGTTCCTAGTAACCATAGTTCCGGAAACCGCTCAACAGAAAGTCCAAAGCCTGCCGGTGGCAACAGCAGTGGTACTGCAGAGTCAGCTTCCATTGGCATTGTAATTGTTCTTTTATTGGTTGGTATCATTGGAGCAGTTGTATGGTGCATACGGAAGCGAAAGAAGAAGAATTCTGTCCATTGTAGTGGTTATGTCAAGCCAATCTCAACGTGCTCCTCTCCAAAATCAGGTAAATTTTCAGAAACTATAAAATCATTCCTTTTAGTTTGTTATTCAGTGCTCAAGATGCTTGCAAGAAAAATCAAAGTAATATTTGTAGTTGAGACCTTTCAAGTGAAATCTGAGAAGATGTGAAAGTTGTGTACAGAGTCTGCTTTATTGAAGGTCAATGAATCGACATCTGAGAGAAACGGAACGAGCTCTAATTTCCTCAATTCTCCAGCAGACCCTGGCGGATTCAACAATGCAAAGACATGGTTTACTTATCAAGAACTAGTTGAGGCCACTAATGACTTTTCAGCGAAAAATGAATTAGGGAAGGGTGGATTTGGTTCTGTATACAAAGGCTATCTAGCAGATGGAAGATATGTCGCGGTAAAGCAGCTAAATATTGGTGGGAGCCAGGGCGAACGGGAATTTAGAGCTGAAGTTGAAATCATTAGCCGGATACACCATCGTCATTTGGTTTCACTTGTAGGTTATTGCATTTCAGAGAACAAAAGGCTCCTCGTTTATGACTATGTCTCTAATAATACCCTTTACTTCCATCTTCATGGTAAGCATAAcatttttagatttaattatttcatttgttcTGTTTTGTCACTAAAGCTAGCTGTTGATTCTTGCAAGTTACAGCACAAGGGAGGCCTGTCATGAATTGGCCAACACGTGTTAAAATTGCTGTTGGCGCAGCTCGTGGAATAGCTTATCTGCATGAAGATTGTAATACTGCTCTCTTCCTCAATTCTTATGAGTTATCCATGTTTTATTCACTTGATATCTTTCATTGGTTGAACAAACCTCCTGCTTATACTTAAAAGAGAAATGTACAGTTAAAAACTTTACCACAACTTggaattaattttaatgatcCCTAAAGCTGTGGCAGGATCGTGGATGGCAATCTAAGCTCCACAACCACCTTCTTTCTACTCTTCCTAAAAGCATACATTAacgaaaggaaaaaaaaacatgtagtAATTATATTAGAAGGCCTTTTTGTAATGTAATGATATTACTTATGCAGTTTAGAATTGGGTTCTAAGGTCCTTTTTCATGCCATAAATTACCTcgttatataatattttggcATGACAGTGGATTATCATATCTGCATTAAGATTGTAATTAGTGTTCTGTTCCTTAATCCTTTTATCTTATcaatgtttatatttatttcagTTCGTTTGTATGGCTGAAAAAAAATGTCTCCTCTTTCCTGCCCCAAAAATTAGAGAGAAAGCAGGATGTAAATTCTTTTACCATATGACGAATCGGATTGTGAtatgagattgtgtgttcctatCATATCACTTGCATTCTTTTTATTGATCCCTACTCCACTAGCTGAACAGCTGTGGTAAATTAAATGATGCAATCTGAGCTACTTCCAGAACCAACTTTCCCCTATCATCCCTATAAGAGGACTTGaagtaaaaagagaaaatggaaCGTATAAATAGTTTAGCTCAATGGAGGTAGCAAGATCTTGGTATTGGATTTCCCTTTGGTAATGTTATAATATAACTTCCGCAATTTAGAATTGTATCCTCAGTTTTAATGCATCTCGTAAATTATCTCGATTATATGACCTTTTGGCAGTATAAATAATGAATTCTAATCACTTCTCTGATTAGTAACTTAAAAGATGTTTTTGTAGCTGAATGTACCAAATGAGGCTCAAAATTGAACTAAGACTGAACAAAACATGATTGGTTTTATTGAAAGAACAGGAAAAATTGTATGACTCAATTCTTTATACACTCTTGTATTGCACCATTTAGTTACATTCCCGAGAAAGGAATATTTTAATCCACGAGCAGACATAGTCTCCTTGAACATGAGTATATCTTCTACACTGAAGTGAGCACATCAGCCTCTGCATTTGTAGTGCATTATATGCTTTTCGATTGCCAATATTCACTCTACGACAAGCATTTGAATAAATCTTCCCTGATTTCTCCATATAACAGAGCTGAATGTGTTAATCATCACTGACTTATTATGTGTTACTGTTGAATAAGTAGTGAAATGTTAAGAAAAGTAGACCAGGCAAAGCGATTGTGATTTTCTATGCTCATTTCCTTCATTCTTGTTACTTGAGCTACCTTTCATTATATAGTTAAAGTATGATACTCCTTTTTTTGGTTCTTAATTAATTCTTTTGGTGTGGATGACAGGTTATCCTCGTATTATTCACAGGGACATTAAGTCATCAAACATTCTTTTAGATGATAACTTTGAGGCCCATGTATGTCTTAGTCTTCGAACTCCTATAATCCACATTCTTTGTCTCGCGAGCCGACTTTTACAATTAGTTCACTTTCTACAGGTTGCTGATTTTGGACTAGCTAAATTAGCTCAGGATGCAGAAAGTCATATCACAACACGTGTCGTGGGAACATTTGGGTATGTTTCAGTGCCAACTTTTATATTAAGTTGACAGCATAAGATAAATATCTTAttgcatatttttcaatttcacaTATTTATTCTAATTCCTTAGATCTGACTCAGATACATGGCTCCTGAATATGCATCAACTGGCAAGCTGACCGAAAAATCTGATGTATATTCCTTTGGCGTGGTGCTTCTGGAGCTAA includes:
- the LOC107015791 gene encoding proline-rich receptor-like protein kinase PERK9 isoform X3; the encoded protein is MNSSLLHEGSAPPTDNAPPTSSPPPTPSSPPVSSPPPPSSSPPPSSPPPASSSPPPSSPPPESTSPPPSSPPPKSSSPPPASPPPAPTPPPPVSSPPPTSSPPPALSPPPHVQNPEPPPAPQSHGNPSPPQSPEPKKGSSSSSPPSPPSSNSPGDGGRGGDTPPSPTSKSSENSPPSPASGPSKDSPPSPATLSPSNSPSSDSPSNSSTPTSVIQWSPPPPSSNGAQSSLSPPSSQVPSNHSSGNRSTESPKPAGGNSSGTAESASIGIVIVLLLVGIIGAVVWCIRKRKKKNSVHCSGYVKPISTCSSPKSDPGGFNNAKTWFTYQELVEATNDFSAKNELGKGGFGSVYKGYLADGRYVAVKQLNIGGSQGEREFRAEVEIISRIHHRHLVSLVGYCISENKRLLVYDYVSNNTLYFHLHVTAQGRPVMNWPTRVKIAVGAARGIAYLHEDCYPRIIHRDIKSSNILLDDNFEAHVADFGLAKLAQDAESHITTRVVGTFGYMAPEYASTGKLTEKSDVYSFGVVLLELITGRKSVDTSQPSGQENLVEWARPLLSRALQKEEFDLLADPCLEKNYVGTEMFRMIEAAASCVRHSSAKRPAMGQIMRAFDGMAIHDLSNGMKVGESAIHSAALQSAEISWFRKMAFGKQDFSSDFFSESNQNSRESNEHP
- the LOC107015791 gene encoding proline-rich receptor-like protein kinase PERK9 isoform X2; translation: MNSSLLHEGSAPPTDNAPPTSSPPPTPSSPPVSSPPPPSSSPPPSSPPPASSSPPPSSPPPESTSPPPSSPPPKSSSPPPASPPPAPTPPPPVSSPPPTSSPPPALSPPPHVQNPEPPPAPQSHGNPSPPQSPEPKKGSSSSSPPSPPSSNSPGDGGRGGDTPPSPTSKSSENSPPSPASGPSKDSPPSPATLSPSNSPSSDSPSNSSTPTSVIQWSPPPPSSNGAQSSLSPPSSQVPSNHSSGNRSTESPKPAGGNSSGTAESASIGIVIVLLLVGIIGAVVWCIRKRKKKNSVHCSGYVKPISTCSSPKSESALLKVNESTSERNGTSSNFLNSPADPGGFNNAKTWFTYQELVEATNDFSAKNELGKGGFGSVYKGYLADGRYVAVKQLNIGGSQGEREFRAEVEIISRIHHRHLVSLVGYCISENKRLLVYDYVSNNTLYFHLHAQGRPVMNWPTRVKIAVGAARGIAYLHEDCYPRIIHRDIKSSNILLDDNFEAHVADFGLAKLAQDAESHITTRVVGTFGYMAPEYASTGKLTEKSDVYSFGVVLLELITGRKSVDTSQPSGQENLVEWARPLLSRALQKEEFDLLADPCLEKNYVGTEMFRMIEAAASCVRHSSAKRPAMGQIMRAFDGMAIHDLSNGMKVGESAIHSAALQSAEISWFRKMAFGKQDFSSDFFSESNQNSRESNEHP
- the LOC107015791 gene encoding proline-rich receptor-like protein kinase PERK9 isoform X1, which translates into the protein MNSSLLHEGSAPPTDNAPPTSSPPPTPSSPPVSSPPPPSSSPPPSSPPPASSSPPPSSPPPESTSPPPSSPPPKSSSPPPASPPPAPTPPPPVSSPPPTSSPPPALSPPPHVQNPEPPPAPQSHGNPSPPQSPEPKKGSSSSSPPSPPSSNSPGDGGRGGDTPPSPTSKSSENSPPSPASGPSKDSPPSPATLSPSNSPSSDSPSNSSTPTSVIQWSPPPPSSNGAQSSLSPPSSQVPSNHSSGNRSTESPKPAGGNSSGTAESASIGIVIVLLLVGIIGAVVWCIRKRKKKNSVHCSGYVKPISTCSSPKSESALLKVNESTSERNGTSSNFLNSPADPGGFNNAKTWFTYQELVEATNDFSAKNELGKGGFGSVYKGYLADGRYVAVKQLNIGGSQGEREFRAEVEIISRIHHRHLVSLVGYCISENKRLLVYDYVSNNTLYFHLHVTAQGRPVMNWPTRVKIAVGAARGIAYLHEDCYPRIIHRDIKSSNILLDDNFEAHVADFGLAKLAQDAESHITTRVVGTFGYMAPEYASTGKLTEKSDVYSFGVVLLELITGRKSVDTSQPSGQENLVEWARPLLSRALQKEEFDLLADPCLEKNYVGTEMFRMIEAAASCVRHSSAKRPAMGQIMRAFDGMAIHDLSNGMKVGESAIHSAALQSAEISWFRKMAFGKQDFSSDFFSESNQNSRESNEHP